One genomic region from Fervidobacterium gondwanense DSM 13020 encodes:
- the trhA gene encoding PAQR family membrane homeostasis protein TrhA — MAKIKDKENIEKYTIGEEIANSVTHGVGALLSLAGFVILIIVAANNGGGGKLASAIVYGISLFILYMNSTLYHSIQHKKAKYVLEIMDHSSIYILIAGSYTPFLIISLKGWLGWTLFSIIWALTIVGIVFKVFFVKKFMILSTLLYILMGWMVVLVFKPLVNSVSNVSLMFLVAGGILYTVGAIFYVWRGFKYHHMIWHLFVLLGSLSHYFAILDVLLTK; from the coding sequence ATGGCAAAAATAAAAGATAAAGAAAATATAGAAAAATACACTATAGGGGAAGAGATAGCAAATTCAGTTACTCATGGAGTAGGTGCACTTTTAAGCCTCGCCGGTTTTGTTATCCTTATAATTGTTGCTGCTAACAACGGAGGTGGAGGTAAACTTGCCTCAGCGATAGTTTATGGTATTTCTTTGTTTATTCTGTACATGAATTCAACTTTATATCACTCAATCCAACACAAAAAGGCAAAATACGTTTTAGAAATCATGGACCACTCATCGATATATATTCTGATTGCAGGAAGTTATACACCTTTCCTTATAATATCCTTAAAAGGATGGCTTGGATGGACTTTATTCAGTATAATTTGGGCTTTAACTATTGTTGGTATTGTCTTTAAGGTATTCTTTGTAAAAAAATTCATGATTTTGTCAACTTTGCTTTATATACTGATGGGTTGGATGGTTGTCTTAGTTTTTAAACCGCTCGTTAATAGTGTATCAAATGTGTCTCTTATGTTTCTCGTTGCTGGTGGTATATTATATACGGTTGGAGCTATCTTCTATGTATGGAGGGGTTTCAAATATCATCATATGATTTGGCATCTTTTTGTTTTGCTTGGAAGTTTGAGTCACTATTTTGCTATACTTGATGTGCTATTGACTAAATGA
- a CDS encoding Asp23/Gls24 family envelope stress response protein, which produces MKFQGTCGEVEVTQKALKKIVYYSLTELSDKLSVSARNWLQKVLNIFSSEESNLVINDDSGVTIDLYVAVGYGINIPETFAVVKDKIIESFKKHFAIENVDVNMHVTELK; this is translated from the coding sequence GTGAAGTTTCAAGGAACTTGTGGAGAGGTTGAAGTGACACAAAAGGCGTTAAAGAAAATAGTATATTACTCATTAACAGAGCTTTCTGATAAGTTAAGTGTATCCGCGAGAAACTGGCTGCAGAAGGTTTTAAACATATTCTCTTCGGAAGAGTCAAACTTGGTTATCAATGATGATTCCGGTGTGACGATTGACCTGTACGTAGCTGTTGGTTATGGAATAAACATCCCTGAAACTTTTGCAGTTGTCAAAGATAAGATTATAGAATCCTTTAAGAAGCATTTTGCAATTGAAAATGTAGATGTAAACATGCATGTTACCGAACTTAAGTAA
- a CDS encoding Asp23/Gls24 family envelope stress response protein codes for MGYVEINSNVYPEIAYRSICEYLGIQEADKVINFKKGNIVVEKVQSANEDQKEIVRLFISLPAEFNSNFVEFANSIACHVKKSVQEMTGMMVETVNVKISDVLNETIAE; via the coding sequence ATGGGTTATGTTGAAATAAATTCCAATGTCTATCCAGAGATTGCGTACAGAAGTATTTGTGAGTATCTTGGAATTCAAGAGGCAGATAAAGTTATTAATTTTAAGAAAGGAAACATAGTTGTTGAAAAAGTACAATCTGCAAATGAAGACCAAAAGGAGATAGTTAGACTTTTTATTTCTCTGCCCGCTGAATTTAACAGTAATTTTGTAGAGTTTGCTAATTCTATTGCTTGTCACGTAAAAAAGAGTGTTCAAGAGATGACTGGTATGATGGTTGAAACAGTGAATGTGAAAATATCCGATGTTTTAAATGAAACGATTGCTGAATAG